The following proteins are co-located in the Mesorhizobium sp. M1E.F.Ca.ET.045.02.1.1 genome:
- a CDS encoding SDR family NAD(P)-dependent oxidoreductase, whose amino-acid sequence MAANVAVIAGAGQGLSASLARLLSKEGFRVVLAARNVDKLAALVQETGAQAVETDVSDAASVARLFEAADKAGPLEIAVFNASGRTRGPIAELDPEAVKQALLVGAYGGFLVGQQAARRLMARGSGSILFTGATASLKGFSGSAGFAMPKFGLRGLAQSMARELGPKNIHVAHFIIDGQIEPPGQAADPDRPDRRLSPDAIAETYLAVHRQHRSAWSFEVELRPWVEAF is encoded by the coding sequence ATGGCAGCCAACGTCGCAGTGATCGCTGGCGCCGGGCAGGGCCTTAGCGCCTCGCTGGCGCGGCTTCTCAGCAAGGAAGGTTTCCGCGTCGTCCTCGCCGCACGCAATGTCGACAAGCTGGCCGCGCTGGTCCAGGAGACTGGCGCCCAGGCGGTCGAGACCGATGTGTCGGATGCAGCCTCCGTCGCACGGTTGTTCGAGGCGGCCGACAAGGCCGGCCCGCTCGAAATTGCCGTATTCAACGCCAGCGGCCGCACGCGCGGCCCGATCGCCGAACTCGACCCCGAGGCGGTCAAGCAGGCCCTGCTGGTCGGCGCCTATGGCGGCTTCCTCGTCGGCCAGCAGGCGGCGCGCCGGCTCATGGCGCGCGGCTCCGGCTCGATCCTGTTCACCGGCGCCACCGCAAGCCTCAAGGGCTTCTCCGGCTCGGCCGGCTTTGCCATGCCGAAATTCGGGCTTCGCGGGCTGGCACAGTCGATGGCGCGCGAGCTTGGTCCGAAGAACATCCATGTCGCGCACTTCATCATCGACGGCCAGATCGAGCCGCCCGGACAGGCGGCCGATCCGGACCGCCCCGATCGTCGCCTGTCACCCGACGCGATCGCCGAAACATACCTTGCGGTCCACCGCCAGCATCGCAGCGCCTGGAGCTTCGAGGTCGAGCTCAGGCCCTGGGTCGAGGCGTTCTGA
- a CDS encoding MetQ/NlpA family lipoprotein: MPERGNASNSLVTSISRRAGLAALLAATFAVIGLTAPSPSFAEDKKAIKVGIISGEDEDVWRVVTTEAAKKGLTIETVVFNDYTQPNEALERGEIDANAFQHKPYLDNQIKTQGYHIVPVGYTGVWPIGLYSKKHGKVADLPEGAVIGLPNDPSNEGRALHVLEHEGLIKLKDGTGILATTADIAENPKKLEIKELDAGIVGRSVDDLDAAVVNTDWALKSGLTPENRIAQESIADNPYRNFIAVKAGSENEPWVKTLVAAYQNETVKAEFDKVYKGTGISAY, translated from the coding sequence ATGCCCGAACGCGGAAACGCTTCAAATTCTCTCGTTACGTCAATTAGCAGGCGAGCCGGACTTGCCGCGCTTCTCGCCGCGACATTTGCCGTCATCGGCCTAACCGCGCCGTCGCCGTCCTTCGCCGAGGACAAGAAGGCGATCAAGGTCGGCATCATCAGCGGCGAGGATGAGGATGTCTGGCGCGTCGTCACCACCGAGGCGGCCAAGAAAGGGCTGACGATCGAGACCGTGGTCTTCAACGATTATACCCAGCCCAACGAAGCGCTGGAACGCGGTGAGATCGACGCCAACGCCTTCCAGCACAAGCCCTATCTCGACAACCAGATCAAGACTCAAGGGTATCACATCGTGCCGGTCGGCTATACCGGCGTCTGGCCGATCGGCCTCTACTCGAAAAAGCATGGCAAAGTCGCCGACCTGCCGGAAGGCGCAGTCATCGGCCTGCCGAACGATCCCTCCAATGAGGGCCGCGCGCTGCATGTCCTGGAGCATGAGGGCCTGATCAAGCTGAAGGACGGCACCGGCATCCTGGCCACGACCGCCGACATTGCCGAGAACCCGAAGAAGCTGGAGATCAAGGAACTCGACGCCGGCATCGTCGGCCGTTCGGTCGACGATCTCGACGCGGCCGTGGTCAACACGGACTGGGCCTTGAAAAGCGGTCTCACGCCGGAAAACCGCATCGCGCAGGAGTCGATTGCCGACAATCCCTACCGCAACTTCATCGCGGTCAAGGCCGGCAGCGAGAACGAGCCCTGGGTGAAAACCCTGGTCGCCGCCTATCAGAACGAGACGGTGAAGGCCGAGTTCGACAAGGTCTACAAGGGCACCGGCATCAGCGCCTACTGA
- a CDS encoding methionine ABC transporter ATP-binding protein, whose amino-acid sequence MNQHVTAPAETTDPVPVGAVPAEDVVRLVDLKRRFGATAALDGVSLTVRKGEILGIIGRSGAGKSTLIRCLNGLEQPDSGEVFIEGREISRLGERELQPLRRRIGMVFQHFNLLSAKTVEENVALPLKIEGRPHAERLARAAELLRLVGLSEKAKAYPASLSGGQKQRVGIARALAARPALLLSDEATSALDPETTRSILSLLKDINSRLGLTILLITHEMEVIRSIADRVAVIDAGRIVEEGAVWQVFANPKSEITRSLLGAIRPQLPPEIANRLVAGEGAETILKVDVAGEAARGPLLSDLSASVPGPIRLVHGGIDHIQEQPVGTLFLAVPGADAARLARTIAFLKDRHARVEVLGHVASPV is encoded by the coding sequence ATGAACCAGCATGTCACGGCGCCGGCCGAAACAACGGACCCGGTGCCGGTCGGCGCGGTCCCGGCGGAAGATGTTGTGCGTCTCGTCGACCTCAAGCGTCGCTTCGGCGCGACGGCGGCGCTCGACGGCGTCTCGCTTACGGTGCGGAAGGGCGAGATCCTCGGCATCATCGGCCGCAGCGGCGCCGGCAAGTCAACGCTGATCCGCTGCCTGAACGGCCTGGAGCAGCCGGATTCGGGCGAGGTCTTCATCGAGGGCCGTGAGATCAGCCGCCTCGGTGAGCGTGAATTGCAGCCGCTGCGCCGTCGCATCGGCATGGTCTTCCAGCACTTCAACCTTCTGTCGGCGAAGACCGTCGAGGAAAACGTCGCGCTGCCGCTCAAGATCGAAGGTCGGCCGCACGCCGAGCGCCTGGCGCGCGCCGCCGAACTGCTGCGGCTCGTCGGCCTGTCCGAGAAAGCCAAGGCCTATCCGGCCTCGCTCTCGGGCGGGCAGAAGCAGCGCGTCGGCATTGCCAGGGCACTCGCCGCGCGACCGGCATTGCTGCTGTCCGACGAAGCGACCTCGGCGCTCGATCCGGAGACGACGCGCTCGATCCTCTCATTGCTCAAGGACATCAATTCCAGGCTCGGTCTCACCATCCTGCTCATCACCCATGAGATGGAGGTGATCCGTTCGATCGCCGACCGCGTGGCGGTGATCGACGCCGGCCGGATCGTCGAGGAAGGCGCCGTGTGGCAGGTCTTCGCCAATCCGAAATCAGAGATCACGCGCAGCCTGCTCGGCGCCATCCGGCCGCAACTGCCGCCCGAGATTGCCAACCGGCTGGTCGCCGGCGAGGGCGCGGAAACAATCCTTAAGGTCGATGTAGCCGGCGAAGCGGCGCGTGGTCCGCTGCTGTCCGATCTGAGCGCCAGTGTGCCCGGCCCGATCCGCCTCGTGCATGGCGGCATCGACCATATCCAAGAGCAACCTGTCGGCACGCTGTTCCTCGCCGTTCCCGGCGCCGACGCGGCGCGTCTTGCGCGAACAATCGCATTCCTGAAGGACCGCCACGCGCGGGTGGAGGTGCTTGGCCATGTCGCCAGTCCTGTTTGA